One Dunckerocampus dactyliophorus isolate RoL2022-P2 chromosome 15, RoL_Ddac_1.1, whole genome shotgun sequence genomic window, TGATCGTGCTCAACAACACAATCTGAACCtgaaataaaatcatatttattcAACTAAAATGGAGTAACTCGGctgcccttttttcttgccagatGGTTTTAGGTTTTCTCAGGTTCGGCTTTGTGGCGATTTACCTCACAGAGCCCCTGGTGCGAGGCTTCACCACAGCCGCCGCCATGCACGTAGTGATCTCTCAGTTGAAATACCTGCTCGGAGTGAAGACAAAGCGTTTTAGTGGGATTCTCTCAGCTGTTTATGTGAGTTTAAATAGAActtttacattacagtacagtattgtgtttttgttaaaaGTTGCCATCCTCTCTCTCATCGCAGAGCATCAAGGCAGTCCTCGGTGACATAACAAGCACCAATGTCGCTGCTCTCATCCTGGGCCTCGTGTGTCTTGTATTTCTATATGTGGTCAAACAGCTGAATGAGCGCTTTAAGAAGAAAATACCCATTCCTATTCCTGGAGAGCTTATTGTGGTCATTGTGTCCATCGGCATCTCTTATGGCCTGGCATTGGCAGATGTCTATAAGGTTGATGTGGTTGGGAAGATACCAACTGGGTAAGAGGTcacatatttttgttgtttttgttgtttcccAGGGGGAATATATTTGAGTAGTAGCTGTCTATCTGCTCGGTTAGTTAAcacttacagtggaacccgtttaagtcagTCCCGTTTAAGTCAATAACGCTTCTATGTCGgccatcaagtcctggtccaacGAGTTTTTCTTTTTGCTAAAAAGTGCCCACTTAAGCCAATGCCGACATACAGGGTCAACTGCTTTTGTTGAGATAAAAGGGGAAAAATGGGTCCGTTTATGTCgtcatgtgttgtagtattgttaacttcatcattatgGCTAAGCAGCGTGAACGACAACAGtgacacagcattaaaacatgcacacagtgacttcctgttcagtgcagagtaagctttaaaataaaaccATGGCAGTATtgacctggattctaccacagcaactaacaaaatacaACCATTCATTGTTTAGTTTTGTAGATTGTTAACCAGCGTAAGGAAGATTTGCGCATATACGAAAGCTTTATTTATCAATACGTACAATAAAATTACCACAACAGCTTTGTTTGATAAGAGtgtaaaatatcaaaagtgAATAATCtaatcaaaaatatgcacaaatggaggaagaacatgtcaacaaactgccgtagGTTCAAAAATCCTTCATTATCACCAATTCGCTTTATGTctttggccaaagtcacaagtaaatgttgaAGTCATGGCTAGCTTTGATTGTGTCGAAGTGAGTCTACCAGTCCGAGGGGTGTCAACTTAAACACCTTCCACAGTTTGGTTAGGCTGCCCTTATCGTTGGAACGTGATTGGTTAATTGTACATAAACGTTTACAGATACCATAAACATTTGGTGGATGCTTGGTGTGATACTGTACATTGTAGTCAAGTCATTGTCTCCAATCGTGCAGCTGTAGTTTTagcagacctttttttttttcttctttgttttcgGAACAGGATGTGTTTGTATAACCCATAACGCAAGTCAATCTGGCCCACATGGTTTCTGGCTCTTATGTCACATTCTGGAGCTGTGTCATTATACCAGTGCAAATGAGGTGCGTGTCCTCCTACGTGTCCTCTTGTGTGTTCTCAGGCTTAGCCCACCAGTTGCTCCAGCGTTCTCTCTGTTACCTCGTTTGGTCACTGACGCCTTCGCTATTGCGATTGTAGGCTTCTCCATGGGAATCTCTCTGGCCAAAATTTTCGCCCTGAAGCACAACTACAGTGTGGATAGTAACCAGGTAAGTTGGAATGTcttaaatgcaacaaaaatcAACATGTCTTTTTATTAATAGCGCGACAATGGTCAGCTATTGGTTAGATGGTCATGGTTTGGTTTCATTAAAACATGCTTACAATAGACAGagttacaataaaatacatcacatgtttacacacgtcatgattggagactctaaattgtccataggtatgaatgtgagtgtgaatggttgtttgtctttatgtgccctgtgattgactgaccaccagttcagggtgtagcctgtcaatgtcagctgggataggctccagctcacctgtgtcTTTATTGAGGACCAGCAAAATGGTTCATGGATAAAGACAGgagtaaaaacagacaaaactgttaaataaatgaataaataaagaatatataGTATCTTGATTTGAAATTGATGAAATTGATTTTGATGTAAACATGGATCCTTTGGGACTAAACCTAGCTTTGCTTTTAGGAGCTGATAGCCCTCGGCTTATGTAACTTCATCGGCTCTTTCTTCCAAACATTCACCATCACTTGCTCCATGTCGAGGAGCCTTGTGCAGGAGAGCACAGGGGGTAAAACACAggtaatacacacacactcacacacagtaCACTGTCATATGTCCCGCTGTATACAGCTCCGGTCAGAACTTTACAAGGAATTGAATGAATCTCTTATTCATTTGGGGCCCTTTTGATTTGTTTGAATAGCTCTTTTTCCAGAATGGAATGATTTGTACAGCCTACTGTACATCTtcactgatttttaaaaacaaaaattgcatGCACATGTTTGAACTTATTGAGGATTTTTCTCTAATTTACCCTGCTCAGAAGTTATGCATACAGGAATAAACGTATCCATAGGGTCACCCGATAACCACCTTATAAGTGGCTCTGAAAGTTCCAGAATGTACTAATGTATATTTGAACTTGACATGGCCAAGCTCTATAAACTTCTTGTTAGGGATCATGGTTGACTGCAGTTAGTAGTTTCTCTTTGGCAGTACAGCCATCCCCGACTTATCGCGGTAAATTAGTTCACGACCCGACCGTGTTAAGTGagtttccacgaagtaggattcaataataataactggaatatttttgtagttagagcatagaaaaccagtttttgAGCAGCGGTATAGTTTTTTAGCTTTAGAGCTTTTAGCACCAAGCTTTtagtatttattcattcattcatttttgaaaaaccgtgatagagtgacgaAGCGATATTTGAACGgtaatgtagcaagggacgactgtatatttaaataaataaataaataaggtgtCATCACTCATTGATGGCACCTCAATGGGAAAGTTCAAGGAGATCAGTGAAGATCTAAGAAGAATCATAGATTCACACAAGATGGGAAAGTCTTTTGAAGACAAACCACTGAAGATCCAAACAGTTGTACATAGTAAATGATCACTGGTTAACATTAATCTTGTGGAATGGCCTTCCCAAAGCCTGAAATAAACACTATACCACATTTATGGACTGTACTTGCTTAAAAGTTGGGTCCGTTCCAGGAAACCCGCCAATTGAAATGAACGCTGAAGCTTGTAGGCGACTCCAAAAAGCGTGTGGTTGTAGTAAAACTGTCTAAGAGATATTTAACCAAATATTAGTGGCGGGGCGTATGTATCCCACCAGTTTCACCTCCACCAGACACTTTCTGCAGCCATCAACAAGCTTCTGGTATAATTCTGGCTGGATATTGACAACTCTTTTTGGCGGAATTGGTAGAGTTCATTTAAATTGGTTATAAGCATTTGGGCCCAGTGTAAGTTACAgaaattcaaaaataaaatcaaactcttgattttaaaaatcatcaaaGAGGTATGTTGTATTACCATTCCACCCTACAAAAAGCGCAGTTCAAATAAATCCCTAAGGGTGCAAAATGTAATTGTTTTGTGGATGTTCAGATTGCAGGACTTCTGGCATCTCTCCTGGTGCTGCTGGTGATCGTCGCCATCGGTTTTGTTTTTGAGCCCCTCCCACAGGTGAGTGGAGTCGGGGCTTGTGCGGTATATGGAGTTTTTACCATTTTCTGACAAGATATAGTAAGACTGTATAAGATGTTGCATTTAAAGCACTGAAATCAGTTCTTCTGGGAATAATTGGTATAGTGTAGAATAGGATATAATCAACTGTCCAACTGATTCCGTCTGGCCTGTTAGCAGCACTATTTTCCTTTTTCCTGTTCCCCAGACTGCCTTGGGTGCCATCATCATGGTCAACCTACTCGGCATGTTCAAACAGTTCAGAGACATCCCAGCACTATGGAGAACCAGCAAGATTGAACTGGTCAGTGTTAGACAGGAATTTGCATGCAGATTTTCTTGTTAGTACAATTGTAGTGCAGtagaaaaagttaaaatcatGTGCAACGAGGCCACAGATAGCGGAAAACATTCAgaaccatttttttccccctcttatcAGGCTATCTGGCTGATAACCTTTGTGGCATCTCTGCTGTTAGGCTTGGACTATGGCCTCCTGTTGGCCATTGCATTTGCCTTACTGACAGTCATCTATAGAACGCAGAGGTTTGTGTTTCCAATTTGACAGCCCAGGCCCGGTTGTTCAAAACTTGGttattttaaccactggttaacccCTAACCACCAGTTAAATCCTTAACCCGCCGTTAGCTAACCGGTTAGCATATGAGCACTATTAACCAGTGGTTACAGAAATAACCACGTTTTGAACAACCTGGCCCAGATCATTATTTACGATATCCacttttacagtggaacctgtttaagtcGACAGCCTGTCTATGTGGACCAAcgcatcaagtcctggtccaccatgTTCTTCTTATTGCTAAACAgcgcttttgtcgacataaaatgCGAGACCATCACCCATTCTCCTCATGTCTCAGGACAAAGTCACAAGTAGATGcagcaatggctagttttggCTTTGGTTACgttgacaaccgcttatgttgacgtGAGTCAGCCAGTCCAAGGGGCTTTGACTTAAACTGGTTCCACTATGCAAGGTGCATGCTTaatctgtgttgttgttgttgtttttttctgcaggcCAAAAAATGCTGTCCTTGGTGGTGTTTCTGGCACAGGGCTGTACTATGATGTGGATGAATATGAAGAGGTTAGTCGGAGAGACTAGGAAAGACCAGTCATGGAAACTCAGAATAGCAAGTTCCCACCATCTGTGCTTGGTCTTGTTCCCAGGCGATGGAATGTGAGGGGATTAAGATTTTCCAGTCCAACTCATCAATCTACTTTGCCAACTGTGACCTTTACGTGAGCACCCTCAAAGAGAAGGTAATCCTTGGTACCTTGGACCTGTtggagtggtgtgtgtgtgaacagaaAGTCAAATGCATCTACATTACAAAATGTTACGCCTTTTTCAGGACATCAGAGAAATTAACCATTCataaacagtggaacctttttAAAGGTTGAAAACAACTTTACAGaactttaatgatttttttagaatggaaaaaaactgcaaactatGGGCAGGTAATGAatctatataataaataaattaaaaggaaataaaTCTGTAAAATTctcaaaaacatttcatatttaTAAACAAATATGAAATTACATAATAGTTTACAACAATATAACTCTAAGTACCAACAGTGCTAAGGCAGTGATTTTACATTCTGCCTGTTGCTTTTTAGTGTTCACCGTGTGGGGAATCGGTATGCCTCAGATcgtgaatacatgtactgttcAAGCCCAATTTTGGGCTACGCTGTAATAGTAATTGGAACTTATCTgtaacatgctttttttttttttttttttttacagacagGTGTAAACCCAGAACACTTACAAACTGCGAGAAAAgctaagaaaaaacaaaaggagaAGGCAAACATCAATCTGACCCTAAAGGGACATGTTGAGgtgactttttgtttgtttatatactTTCGGTGCATCTGGTTATGTGTAACATGTTTGCACTGGTTAAATATGCAGGATGCTGCAAAGGGCATCATGAGAAACACAATGTAATATCATCTAGTATGTATTACActtcactattattattattatcatcattccTACTGTCAAAGTTGCTTCATTGTAATGTAACTGTCTCTGAATTACTATGttactatgttattattatgtgttataCTGCTTCTGCATTACTTTGGAGTTCCAGTTGTCAAAAAGGCTGCAGAAATCTGACACTCTAAGATGCTGAAATGTATGTAAAAGGTGTCCCTGCATACAGcataatactgtacagtggtgtgaaaaagtatttggtattttttctgcatgtttgtcacactgaaatgtttcagattatcaaacaaatttaaatatttgtcaacaacaactgaacacaaaatgcagtttttaattgaaaccttttattattaagggggaaaaaaattcaaacctacacggccctgtgtgaaaaagtgattgccccccgttaaaacataacttcacTGAGaacttaattgagatctatcggcatggaaaaggttatgaagccatttctaaagctttgggactccagcgaaccacaggtAAAAGCCATTATCCAGAAATGGTgacaacatggaacagtggtgaacttcccagaagtggccggtcaaccaaaatgaccccaagagcgtagCGACGACTCATtctggaggtcacaaaagaccccacaacatcatccaaagaactgctggcctcacttgcctcagttaaggtcagtgatCATGCCTCCACCATAAGGAAgatactgggcaaaaacggcctgcatggcagagttccaagaccaaagccactgctgaacaaaaagagcatTAAGACTCGTataaattttgccagaaaacatcttgatgatccccaagacctttgggaaaatactctgtggtctgatgagacaaaagtttaactttttggaagatgtgcgtcccattacatctggtgtaaaaataaaaagaacatcatgcaaATAGTCAAATATGGTGGCAGTAGTGTGACGGTtttgggctgttttgctgcttcaggatttggacaacttgctgtgataaatgaaccatgaattctgccgtctgccaaaaaatcctgaaggagaatgttcggcCATCTCTTGGTGATCTCAAACTGAaaggaacttgggttctgcagcaggacaatgatccaaaacacaccagcaagtccacctctgaatggctgaagaaaaacaaaatgaagactttggagtggcctagtcaaagtcctgacct contains:
- the slc26a5 gene encoding prestin isoform X2 produces the protein MERGKLSVVQEQEHTDVLQMYMIERPVYNEAHLRSQLLHRKERTSTFRQKLALWFQCSSQRAKAAILSFLPILTWLPNYPVREYLFHDVVSGLSTGVVQLPQGLAYAMLAGVPPVYGLYSSFYPVLLYTFFGTSRHVSVGTFAVISLMIGSVAVREAPDSMFDMPSTNSSNETATVNAVLDRRVQVAAVLTFLVGIIQMVLGFLRFGFVAIYLTEPLVRGFTTAAAMHVVISQLKYLLGVKTKRFSGILSAVYSIKAVLGDITSTNVAALILGLVCLVFLYVVKQLNERFKKKIPIPIPGELIVVIVSIGISYGLALADVYKVDVVGKIPTGLSPPVAPAFSLLPRLVTDAFAIAIVGFSMGISLAKIFALKHNYSVDSNQELIALGLCNFIGSFFQTFTITCSMSRSLVQESTGGKTQIAGLLASLLVLLVIVAIGFVFEPLPQTALGAIIMVNLLGMFKQFRDIPALWRTSKIELAIWLITFVASLLLGLDYGLLLAIAFALLTVIYRTQRPKNAVLGGVSGTGLYYDVDEYEEAMECEGIKIFQSNSSIYFANCDLYVSTLKEKTGVNPEHLQTARKAKKKQKEKANINLTLKGHVEDKEQGVTHEVLSYNVAEEQRNGQLREGASESDTEEAVFLHSGSGVHSIILDWTHASFIDSVGAKAIKQVIKEYAAVDVQVVIAGCNRSLLSELDELEFFSGAISPEMVFPTLHDAVLYCQHSLPARCHDTRHPTGGQ
- the slc26a5 gene encoding prestin isoform X3, translating into MCQRNEDGQEINGMERGKLSVVQEQEHTDVLQMYMIERPVYNEAHLRSQLLHRKERTSTFRQKLALWFQCSSQRAKAAILSFLPILTWLPNYPVREYLFHDVVSGLSTGVVQLPQGLAYAMLAGVPPVYGLYSSFYPVLLYTFFGTSRHVSVGTFAVISLMIGSVAVREAPDSMFDMPSTNSSNETATVNAVLDRRVQVAAVLTFLVGIIQMVLGFLRFGFVAIYLTEPLVRGFTTAAAMHVVISQLKYLLGVKTKRFSGILSAVYSIKAVLGDITSTNVAALILGLVCLVFLYVVKQLNERFKKKIPIPIPGELIVVIVSIGISYGLALADVYKVDVVGKIPTGLSPPVAPAFSLLPRLVTDAFAIAIVGFSMGISLAKIFALKHNYSVDSNQELIALGLCNFIGSFFQTFTITCSMSRSLVQESTGGKTQIAGLLASLLVLLVIVAIGFVFEPLPQTALGAIIMVNLLGMFKQFRDIPALWRTSKIELAIWLITFVASLLLGLDYGLLLAIAFALLTVIYRTQRPKNAVLGGVSGTGLYYDVDEYEEAMECEGIKIFQSNSSIYFANCDLYVSTLKEKDKEQGVTHEVLSYNVAEEQRNGQLREGASESDTEEAVFLHSGSGVHSIILDWTHASFIDSVGAKAIKQVIKEYAAVDVQVVIAGCNRSLLSELDELEFFSGAISPEMVFPTLHDAVLYCQHSLPARCHDTRHPTGGQ
- the slc26a5 gene encoding prestin isoform X1: MCQRNEDGQEINGMERGKLSVVQEQEHTDVLQMYMIERPVYNEAHLRSQLLHRKERTSTFRQKLALWFQCSSQRAKAAILSFLPILTWLPNYPVREYLFHDVVSGLSTGVVQLPQGLAYAMLAGVPPVYGLYSSFYPVLLYTFFGTSRHVSVGTFAVISLMIGSVAVREAPDSMFDMPSTNSSNETATVNAVLDRRVQVAAVLTFLVGIIQMVLGFLRFGFVAIYLTEPLVRGFTTAAAMHVVISQLKYLLGVKTKRFSGILSAVYSIKAVLGDITSTNVAALILGLVCLVFLYVVKQLNERFKKKIPIPIPGELIVVIVSIGISYGLALADVYKVDVVGKIPTGLSPPVAPAFSLLPRLVTDAFAIAIVGFSMGISLAKIFALKHNYSVDSNQELIALGLCNFIGSFFQTFTITCSMSRSLVQESTGGKTQIAGLLASLLVLLVIVAIGFVFEPLPQTALGAIIMVNLLGMFKQFRDIPALWRTSKIELAIWLITFVASLLLGLDYGLLLAIAFALLTVIYRTQRPKNAVLGGVSGTGLYYDVDEYEEAMECEGIKIFQSNSSIYFANCDLYVSTLKEKTGVNPEHLQTARKAKKKQKEKANINLTLKGHVEDKEQGVTHEVLSYNVAEEQRNGQLREGASESDTEEAVFLHSGSGVHSIILDWTHASFIDSVGAKAIKQVIKEYAAVDVQVVIAGCNRSLLSELDELEFFSGAISPEMVFPTLHDAVLYCQHSLPARCHDTRHPTGGQ